Below is a window of Halorhodospira halophila DNA.
GATGTCGTCGTCGAGGTCGATGGCCATGCTCGGCCTCCGCTGTTGTTGGGCTTCTCGGTGCCCGGGCTAAAACCCCAGGCTCGACAGGAGATCGTCCACTTCGTCCTGCCCGCTGACCACGTCGTCGCCACCCTTGCCGGGCATGGTCGGCCCCTCGCCGCGGCGCATCCGCTCGCTGGCCACCTCGGCGTCCTCGGCCGGCCGGGTGGAGGGCTGCTGGCCTTCCTCCTCGAAGCGCTGCCCGGAGATGCGCACCAGCTGGACCAGGTTCGACTCGACCTCCTCGACCAGGGCGATGACCTTGCGGATGATCTGCCCGGTCAGGTCCTGGTAGTCCTGGGCCATCAACGCCTCGTTGAGCTGATCGCTGATCTGCCGACTGTCTGCCTGGACCCGGTTGAGGAAGCCATCCAGCTCGCGGGAGAGCTCGCGGAAGTCCTCGACATTGAGCTCGCGGCGCTGGAAGGCCTGCCAGCGCTCCGCCAGCCGTGCCCCCTCCTCGGCCAGCTCCTGCGCCAGCGGCGCACTGCCCTCGATCACCGTCAGGGTGCGGTGGGCGGCCTGCTCGGTCATCGTGATGACGTAGTTCAGGCGCTCGCGGGCATCGGGGATCTCCTGGGAGGTGATATCGGCCAGGCGCTCGTCGTAGTTGAACGCCTTGATCGCCTCGTGCAGATCCCGGGTCAGCGTCCCCAGCTCGCGGAAGAGCTCGGTCTCCCGCAGGTGGGTCAGGTCGTCGATGACCGTCTGGGCACCCTCGCTGTCCCCGGCGTCGACGTGCTCCAGTAACTGCTGCGCGGCGCGGCGGTACGCCTCGAGGTCGGCGCCGCTGCTGCCCTGCTCCCGGCGCATGCTGCTCATCCCCCGCCTGCCTGGACCCGCTCGAAGATCTTGTCGATCTTCTCGCGCAGCGTCGCCGCGGTGAAGGGCTTGACGATGTAGCCGTTCACCCCGGCCTGCGCCGCCTCCATGATCTGCTCGCGCTTGGCCTCGGCGGTGACCATCAGCGTGGGCAGGTCCTTGAGATTGGCGTCGGCACGGACGTGCTTGAGCAGTTCCAGACCGGTCATGCCCGGCATGTTCCAGTCGGTGATCAGAAAGTCGATCCCGCCCTTCTGCAGGATGGGCAGCGCCGTGTTGCCGTCGTCGGCCTCGACCACGTTGTTGTAGCCGAGTTCGCGCAACAGGTTCTTGATGATCCGCCTCATCGTGGAGAAATCGTCCACAACGAGGATCTTCATGTTCTTGTCCGCTGCCACATTGCCCCCCTATCTCGAGGCCTTGCCAAAGCCGTGCTACGCCGTTCGTTCCTGCTGCTCGCGCCGCCACTCCCCGAGACGGTTGCGCAGCTTGAGCATGATCCGGCCGTGGATCTGGCTGACCCGCGACTCCGAGACCCCGAGCACCTCGCCGATCTCACGCAGGTTGAGTTCCTCATCGTAGTAGAGCGCCATGACCAGGCGCTCGCGCTCGGGCAGCTCCCGGATCGCCTCGGCCAGCTCGCCCTGGAACGCCTCGTCCTGCAGCATGGCCAGGGGGCCGGGGTCGTGCCCGGCGGGCTCGTGGGGCTCGCCGGTGCCCGGATCCTCCTGGTCGATGCTGAAGACCTTCGCCGAGGACACATCCTGCAGGATATTGTGGTATTCCGCCACCGAGATCCCCAGGGCCTCGGCCACCTCGTGGTCGCGGGCATCCCGCCCGGTCCGGTGCTCGATGCTGCGGATGGCTTCGGCCACCTCGCGGCCCTTGCGGTGGACCGAACGCGGCGTCCAGTCGAGCCGGCGCATCTCGTCGAGCATGGCGCCGCGGATGCGGATGCCGGCGTAGGTCTGGAAGCTCGCCCCCTGGGAGGAGTCGTACTGGCGCGCCGCCTCGAGCAGGCCGATCATACCGGCCTGGATCAGGTCCTCGAGCTGCACGCTCGGCGGCAGGCGGCTGGCCAGATGGTGGGCGATCCGCTTGACCAGCGAGGCGTGGCGGGTGACCAGATCCTCGTCGCCCTGCTGTGCCACCGCGGTGTACATCGCGTGACCATTCATCAGGTCACCTCTCCCCCCATGCTGCTGTATTCGATCAGTCGCTCGACGAAGAACTCCAGGTTCCCGGTGGCCCCCGAGGGGGTCGGCCACGCGTCGATTCGCCGCGCCAGATCACCGAACGCCCGCGCCGAGGGGCTGTTCGGGTAGGTCTCGACCACCGGCTGCTGCTTCTGCACCGCCCGGCGTAGGCGATCATCCTCCGGGATGGCGCCGATGAAGTCCAGGTTCAGGTCGAGGAAGCGCTCGGTGGCCACGGCCAGCTTCTGGTGCAGCATCTGCCCCTCGCGGCGGCTGCGCACGCGGTTGGCGACCAGGTGGAAGCGCTCGACCCCGTAGCGGTTGAGGACCTTGATCAGGGCGTAGGCATCGGTGATCGACGAGGGCTCATTGCAGGCGACGATGACCAGTTCGCGGCAGGCGCGCACGAAGCTGACCACGCTCTCGGAGATGCCCGCCGCGGTGTC
It encodes the following:
- the cheY gene encoding chemotaxis response regulator CheY, with product MKILVVDDFSTMRRIIKNLLRELGYNNVVEADDGNTALPILQKGGIDFLITDWNMPGMTGLELLKHVRADANLKDLPTLMVTAEAKREQIMEAAQAGVNGYIVKPFTAATLREKIDKIFERVQAGGG
- a CDS encoding protein phosphatase CheZ, translating into MRREQGSSGADLEAYRRAAQQLLEHVDAGDSEGAQTVIDDLTHLRETELFRELGTLTRDLHEAIKAFNYDERLADITSQEIPDARERLNYVITMTEQAAHRTLTVIEGSAPLAQELAEEGARLAERWQAFQRRELNVEDFRELSRELDGFLNRVQADSRQISDQLNEALMAQDYQDLTGQIIRKVIALVEEVESNLVQLVRISGQRFEEEGQQPSTRPAEDAEVASERMRRGEGPTMPGKGGDDVVSGQDEVDDLLSSLGF
- a CDS encoding RNA polymerase sigma factor FliA encodes the protein MNGHAMYTAVAQQGDEDLVTRHASLVKRIAHHLASRLPPSVQLEDLIQAGMIGLLEAARQYDSSQGASFQTYAGIRIRGAMLDEMRRLDWTPRSVHRKGREVAEAIRSIEHRTGRDARDHEVAEALGISVAEYHNILQDVSSAKVFSIDQEDPGTGEPHEPAGHDPGPLAMLQDEAFQGELAEAIRELPERERLVMALYYDEELNLREIGEVLGVSESRVSQIHGRIMLKLRNRLGEWRREQQERTA
- a CDS encoding MinD/ParA family protein, with translation MAKTRPVKVVAVTGGKGGVGKTNVSVNLATALSRMGQEVMLFDADLGLANVDVALGLSPKLNLSHVLAGEASLDEVLVEAPGGFTIVPASSGTQRMAELTAAEHAGLIRCFSELQREVDVLLVDTAAGISESVVSFVRACRELVIVACNEPSSITDAYALIKVLNRYGVERFHLVANRVRSRREGQMLHQKLAVATERFLDLNLDFIGAIPEDDRLRRAVQKQQPVVETYPNSPSARAFGDLARRIDAWPTPSGATGNLEFFVERLIEYSSMGGEVT